Below is a window of Sulfurisphaera ohwakuensis DNA.
TTATCCCATACTACCAAAGGCCTTTTTAATTCTACTTCTAATTCATCATTCTTAATGTTCTTTGCTACACCTAAGGTAGTTGCTGAACCTAGTGTTAGCATTAATACCTCGCCTTTCTTAATATTCTCGACTTTAACTAATTCTTTTGCTCCAACAACTCTTTCTAGTAATTGATAGTTTTCAATTTTTAAATTCCATAAAACAGAAACATTTTTGTTACTCGATTTAACTACTACACTACCAACTAAACTATCAGCCTTAACATAGGAAGGATCTAATTCAGTTCCTAAAGCTACTAAACCACCCGGTTTAGCCTCTTTTACTTCTAAATCAGAGAAACGAATAGAAGTAATTGTTGTGTAAAGCGGTTCATACTCTACTTTACCGCCAGGTTTTTCATGCCTTAATCCCGGCAAGATTTTTATCTCGTCTCCTATTTCTAGTTTTCCTTGAATAATACTACCTCCAATTACTCCTCCTTTCAGTTCATTATAAGGAGTCCCAGGCTTATTTACATCAAAACTTCTAATAACTAACATGATTGGATCTTTGCTAAGATCTCTCTGAGGAGTTGGGATATACTTTTGAATTCCTTCTATTAACGCATCGATATTAATTTTATGCAACGCACTGACTGGAATTATTGGAGCGTCTTCAGCCCAGGTACCCTTTAGAAATTCTTTTATTTGCTTATATTGTTTTAACGCTTCTTCTTTGCTTACTACGTCTACCTTATTTTGTACTATAATTAAATTTTTTATATTAACAATGCCTAAAGCAACAAAATGCTCTCTTGTTTGTGGTTGAGGAAAAGGCTCATTAGCTGCTACAACAAGTAACGCGCCATCCATAAGTGCTGCTCCAGATAACATTGTAGCCATTAAAATTTCGTGCCCTGGTGCATCAATAAAAGATACTTTCCTAAGAAATTGTGGTTTTTCGTCACTTCCACACTGATTGCAAGAGTATTCTGTAACATATGCTTCTGGCTTGTTACAGTTGGGGCACACACCTATACTAGCTTCTGCATATCCAAGTTTTATTGTCATACCCCGCTTTAATTCTTCACTATGCTTTGAAGTCCAAACTCCAGTAATCGCTTGGACTAATGTAGTTTTACCATGATCTACATGGC
It encodes the following:
- the eif2g gene encoding translation initiation factor IF-2 subunit gamma; amino-acid sequence: MSWPQVQPEVNIGVVGHVDHGKTTLVQAITGVWTSKHSEELKRGMTIKLGYAEASIGVCPNCNKPEAYVTEYSCNQCGSDEKPQFLRKVSFIDAPGHEILMATMLSGAALMDGALLVVAANEPFPQPQTREHFVALGIVNIKNLIIVQNKVDVVSKEEALKQYKQIKEFLKGTWAEDAPIIPVSALHKINIDALIEGIQKYIPTPQRDLSKDPIMLVIRSFDVNKPGTPYNELKGGVIGGSIIQGKLEIGDEIKILPGLRHEKPGGKVEYEPLYTTITSIRFSDLEVKEAKPGGLVALGTELDPSYVKADSLVGSVVVKSSNKNVSVLWNLKIENYQLLERVVGAKELVKVENIKKGEVLMLTLGSATTLGVAKNIKNDELEVELKRPLVVWDKDLRVVISRQVSGRWRLVGWGIIKI